In Pseudomonas nunensis, a single window of DNA contains:
- a CDS encoding LPS-assembly protein LptD, with protein MALKSPAFRKKFPLLVTGSLLALQPLATSYVVAAEQYDCSVSASGAWDCAPKSPAAALPPRPVHDGSAAVTANGEAPAQNGTSEDTGAKPVLVTESKGRGLKSRSADYSHLDWVPRENLTAAQLAETGPYCSGSYIEPIRPGMNDKTNKSDAPTFIGAKASRYNTDDQVGTLAGDVVMRQGSMQVEADEASLYQAESRGELNGNVRVRDNGALIVGDHAEVQLDTGEAKVDNAEYVMHKSRIRGNALYAKRAENAIIRLKDGTYTTCEPNSNAWQLKGNNITLNPATGFGTATNVTLRVKDIPVLYTPYIYFPIDDRRQSGFLPPTIGTGSDTGFMLVTPYYFNLAPNYDATLYPRYMSKRGMLVEGEFRYLTKSSEGQFGAAYLNDDNTDRSKQTDYEKTRYMYNWQHKGGLDSRVLTQVDYTKISDPYYFQDLQTDQIGVKSADYVNQQGSVTYRGDNYTAAVNAQAYQLATVSNTTPYNRLPQITFNGALPYHPNGLNFSYNTELVRFDRDLENGNFSDEDGNITPRLDNNIQGLARATGDRLNLAPAVSLPLNWTYGFLKPTLKYQYTQYDLDLDGTGKSQIAAQGAEGDRLNGTYDRNQNRGVPIASIDSGLYFDRNTQWFGKNYRQTLEPRLYYLYVPEKDQADIPVFDTSEYTFNYASLFRDNRFSGSDRVGDENKLSLGVTNRWIEDDGFERQRISVGQAVYFKNREVQLPGIDVRDRDDARSKVSPYALEYEYRWNRDWRTTADYNWDPDSHSPRSGSAMFHYQPEDNPNKVINAGYRYRNDQVRFDQNTGKWTVGGGDLGVEGQPGFVKDYYKIQQHDFSVIWPIVPQWNAISRWQYDYNRNRTLEAFGGFEYDNCCWKLRLINRYWVAYDETSQDVQQNEKGDHGVFLQIVLKGLGGLTGAKVESFLDKGIQGYREREDQAF; from the coding sequence ATGGCATTGAAATCCCCCGCGTTTCGTAAAAAATTTCCGTTGTTGGTTACCGGCAGTCTGCTGGCCCTGCAACCCCTAGCCACTTCCTACGTGGTCGCCGCGGAACAGTATGACTGCTCAGTCTCTGCTTCGGGTGCCTGGGACTGTGCGCCCAAGTCGCCGGCAGCTGCATTGCCGCCGCGACCCGTCCATGACGGCAGCGCAGCAGTCACCGCGAACGGCGAAGCTCCGGCCCAGAATGGCACCAGTGAAGACACTGGCGCCAAGCCTGTGCTCGTCACCGAGTCCAAGGGCCGCGGCCTGAAGTCCCGAAGCGCAGACTACAGTCACCTCGACTGGGTTCCGCGTGAGAACCTCACTGCTGCGCAGTTGGCCGAAACCGGTCCTTACTGCTCTGGTTCCTATATCGAACCAATTCGTCCTGGCATGAATGACAAGACGAATAAAAGTGACGCTCCGACCTTTATCGGCGCGAAGGCTTCGCGCTATAACACCGATGATCAAGTCGGCACGCTGGCCGGTGACGTCGTCATGCGCCAAGGCAGCATGCAGGTCGAAGCCGACGAAGCGAGCCTGTACCAGGCCGAGAGCCGTGGCGAACTGAACGGCAACGTCCGGGTTCGCGACAATGGCGCGCTGATCGTGGGCGACCACGCAGAAGTGCAACTCGACACAGGCGAAGCCAAGGTCGATAACGCCGAATACGTGATGCACAAATCCCGTATCCGCGGTAACGCGCTGTACGCCAAACGTGCCGAAAACGCGATCATCCGTCTCAAGGATGGTACGTACACCACGTGCGAACCGAACAGCAACGCCTGGCAGCTCAAGGGCAACAACATCACCTTGAACCCGGCCACCGGTTTCGGTACCGCGACCAACGTGACACTGCGAGTCAAGGACATTCCGGTCCTGTACACGCCGTACATCTACTTCCCGATCGATGACCGTCGCCAATCCGGTTTCCTGCCGCCGACCATCGGCACCGGCAGCGATACCGGCTTCATGTTGGTCACGCCGTACTACTTCAACCTGGCACCGAACTACGATGCCACGTTGTATCCGCGCTACATGAGCAAGCGTGGCATGTTGGTGGAAGGCGAGTTCCGTTACCTGACCAAGTCCAGCGAAGGTCAGTTTGGCGCCGCGTACCTGAACGACGACAACACCGATCGCAGCAAGCAGACCGATTACGAAAAAACCCGCTACATGTACAACTGGCAGCACAAGGGTGGCCTCGATTCGCGCGTACTCACGCAGGTCGACTACACCAAGATCAGCGATCCGTATTACTTCCAGGATCTGCAGACTGACCAGATTGGCGTGAAAAGCGCGGATTACGTGAATCAGCAGGGTTCCGTGACGTACCGTGGTGATAACTACACTGCTGCGGTAAATGCCCAGGCTTATCAGCTGGCAACCGTTTCGAACACCACGCCGTACAACCGCTTACCGCAGATCACCTTCAATGGTGCGCTGCCGTATCATCCAAACGGTCTGAATTTCTCGTACAACACCGAACTCGTGCGGTTTGACCGGGATCTGGAAAACGGCAACTTCAGCGACGAAGACGGCAACATCACTCCTCGCCTGGACAACAACATTCAAGGCCTGGCCCGCGCCACCGGTGACCGCCTCAACCTGGCACCGGCCGTCAGCCTGCCATTGAACTGGACGTATGGCTTCCTGAAGCCAACGCTCAAGTATCAATACACACAATATGACCTGGACCTGGATGGCACTGGCAAAAGCCAGATTGCTGCTCAAGGTGCTGAAGGCGACCGTCTCAACGGCACCTACGATCGTAACCAGAACCGTGGCGTACCCATCGCCAGCATCGACAGCGGCCTGTATTTCGATCGCAACACCCAATGGTTCGGCAAGAACTATCGCCAGACCCTGGAACCTCGCCTGTACTATCTCTATGTGCCTGAGAAAGACCAGGCCGACATTCCGGTGTTCGATACCAGCGAGTACACCTTCAACTACGCGTCACTGTTCCGTGACAACCGCTTCTCTGGCTCCGACCGCGTCGGTGACGAGAACAAGCTGTCCCTGGGCGTGACCAACCGCTGGATCGAAGACGACGGTTTCGAGCGTCAACGCATCAGCGTCGGCCAAGCGGTGTACTTCAAGAATCGTGAAGTCCAGCTGCCAGGTATCGACGTCAGGGATCGCGACGACGCAAGGTCCAAGGTTTCGCCATACGCACTGGAATACGAATATCGCTGGAACCGCGATTGGCGCACCACGGCCGACTACAACTGGGATCCGGACAGCCACAGCCCGCGTTCGGGTAGCGCGATGTTCCACTACCAGCCTGAAGACAACCCGAACAAGGTCATCAACGCCGGTTATCGCTATCGCAATGATCAGGTCCGCTTCGACCAGAACACTGGTAAATGGACTGTAGGCGGCGGCGACCTGGGTGTTGAAGGCCAGCCTGGTTTCGTGAAGGATTACTACAAAATTCAACAGCACGACTTCTCGGTAATCTGGCCGATCGTGCCGCAATGGAACGCCATCAGCCGCTGGCAGTATGACTACAACCGCAACCGTACCTTGGAAGCCTTCGGTGGTTTCGAGTACGACAACTGCTGCTGGAAACTGCGCCTGATCAACCGTTACTGGGTGGCTTATGACGAAACCAGTCAAGACGTCCAGCAAAACGAAAAAGGCGACCATGGCGTCTTCCTCCAAATTGTTCTGAAGGGACTCGGCGGCCTCACCGGCGCCAAAGTAGAGAGCTTCCTCGACAAAGGCATTCAAGGTTATCGTGAACGTGAAGACCAAGCTTTCTGA
- a CDS encoding aminoglycoside phosphotransferase family protein: MPDQDVRLQHLKVWLDEQLATLFAEQGWGAVPPATLTAASSDASFRRYFRWEGEGRSFVVMDAPPPQENCKPFVDIAFLLAKSGINVPKIYAEDLERGFLLLNDLGNKTYLDVIDSENADDLFKDALQALLAFQQLPMVAPLPSYDVALLRRELELFPEWYVKHELGIEFDAAQQMLWQQVTELLIDSALAQPKVLVHRDYMPRNLMLSEPNPGVLDFQDAVYGPVTYDVTCLFKDAFLSWPEERVYAWLQDYWQQAGALGIPVQPDFDEFHRASDLMGVQRHLKVIGIFARICHRDGKPRYLADVPRFFAYIDAVIARRPELAELDVLLASLRAGANA; this comes from the coding sequence ATGCCTGACCAAGATGTACGCTTGCAACACCTGAAAGTTTGGCTCGATGAGCAGTTGGCGACCCTCTTTGCCGAGCAAGGCTGGGGCGCCGTTCCCCCGGCCACGTTGACCGCGGCCAGTAGCGACGCAAGTTTCCGGCGCTATTTCCGCTGGGAAGGCGAGGGCAGAAGTTTCGTCGTGATGGACGCTCCGCCGCCCCAGGAAAACTGCAAACCCTTCGTGGATATCGCTTTTCTGCTGGCGAAATCGGGAATAAATGTTCCGAAAATTTATGCCGAAGACCTCGAACGCGGTTTTCTTTTGCTCAATGACCTGGGCAACAAGACGTATCTGGACGTGATCGACAGCGAAAATGCCGACGATTTGTTCAAGGATGCCCTACAGGCACTGTTGGCATTTCAACAATTGCCAATGGTGGCGCCGCTGCCTAGTTATGACGTGGCATTGCTGCGCCGCGAGCTGGAACTGTTTCCCGAGTGGTACGTAAAGCATGAGCTGGGCATCGAGTTTGACGCCGCGCAGCAAATGCTCTGGCAGCAAGTTACTGAACTGTTGATCGACAGCGCCCTGGCTCAGCCAAAAGTACTGGTCCACCGCGACTACATGCCGCGCAACCTGATGCTCAGCGAGCCGAATCCCGGCGTGCTGGATTTCCAGGACGCGGTTTATGGTCCGGTGACCTACGACGTGACGTGCCTGTTCAAGGACGCATTCCTCAGCTGGCCCGAAGAACGCGTATACGCCTGGTTGCAGGATTACTGGCAGCAGGCCGGCGCACTGGGCATCCCGGTTCAGCCTGACTTCGACGAGTTTCACCGTGCCAGCGACCTGATGGGCGTGCAACGTCACTTGAAAGTGATCGGCATCTTCGCGCGCATCTGTCATCGCGACGGCAAGCCGCGCTACCTGGCCGACGTGCCACGCTTCTTTGCTTATATAGACGCGGTGATTGCCCGTCGTCCCGAGTTGGCGGAGCTGGACGTGTTGTTGGCCAGTCTGCGTGCTGGAGCCAATGCATGA